From the Lolium rigidum isolate FL_2022 chromosome 2, APGP_CSIRO_Lrig_0.1, whole genome shotgun sequence genome, one window contains:
- the LOC124686641 gene encoding biogenesis of lysosome-related organelles complex 1 subunit 2-like: MATPAKEAVAATGKRDELADSLAELFTNVSLMVRGELQGTNSQLSLLEKMNQRVAEEYNSYGDVASGLRVFVEQLNEKNQGFEEYTSQIDAIDHQVTEFEAVVSMLDKYVSVLEKKVKSAYHIAPTQ, from the exons ATGGCGAccccggcgaaggaggcggtggcggcgacggggaAGAGAGATGAGCTCGCGGATTCGCTGGCCGAGCTCTTCACCAACGTCTCCCTCATGGTCCGCGGCGAGCTCCAG GGAACTAACAGCCAGCTATCACTACTCGAAAAGATGAATCAACGTGTGGCAGAGGAATACAATAGCTATGGAGATGTTGCATCTGGTCTGAGAGTCTTCGTGGAGCAACTGAATGAGAAAAACcaagggtttgaagaatatacatcccAGATTGACGCGATAGACCATCAGGTGACCGAGTTTGAGGCGGTGGTGTCCATGCTCGATAAGTATGTTTCCGTGTTGGAAAAGAAAGTGAAGTCTGCTTATCACATTGCTCCTACGCAATGA